The sequence CCCCGGAATCGGTCCATCTGCGCAGCTTTCCCCAGGCCAGGACAGAGTTGCGGGATGCCCTTCTCGAACAACAGATGGAGAGCGTCCTCAAAGTCAAAAACATGGTCCTGGCCCTGCGCAACGAGGGGCGCATCAAAACCAAACAACCCCTGGGTCGCATTCGGGTCCTGCCCAGCGACCCGCAGGAAGAGGCCGTTTTGCGTGATCCGTCCCTCGTCGGGCAGATCCTGGACGAGTGCAACATTAAAAATCTCGTCATCCTGGACAATGCCGAAGGGATCCAGGTCAAGGTGCGCCCCAACTACCGCACGCTGGGTGCCAAGGCCGAAAAACAGATGCAACAGGTGGCAGCCCGCATTGCCGCCGCCGATGCGGCCCAATTGCAACAAACCGTTGCCGGTGGCAAATCCTGGCTGCTGGAACTCGACGATGGCCGGGAACTGGAAATCACCGCCCTCGACCTGCAATTTTCCTGGGATGCCGGTCCCGACCAGTTGGCCGGACGCGACAAAGGCACCCTCGTCGTGCTGGAAACAGGCATCACGCCGGAACTGGCTGCGGAAGGCATGGCCAGAAATTTCAACCGCCTGGCCCAAAATCTGCGCCGGGACACCGGCCTGGAAATTACCGACCGCATCCGCATTCTCTTCGATGGCCCGGAATCCCTGGTCCAGGCCATTCAGATCCACCACACCCTGCTCTGTCAGGAGCTGCTGGCCCAGGAGATCACCCATCAACCCGGTCTCCAGACGGGCGCGGCCCTCAAACTGGAAAGCACCTCATTGCGTATCGCTCTGGAGAAACTGGCATGATTCCGGACTCCCCTCCCCCGCCGGCTGCAAACGTGAATCCGTCCCCTCCGCCAGCCGACCCGTCCCTGGCAACCCGGGAAGAACTCCTGACCCTGGTGCAGCATCAATCCCGGGAAATGGAACTTTTGAAAAACGAAGTCAAAAGATTGCGGGAAAACACCTCCAGGGCCGTCCAGGAACGGATACAGGAGGATGATTTAAAGCCGTACCAGGCGGAACTGATCAAGATGCAGCATCACCTGGAGGTCAAGGAGATGCGCATGATCGTCATCCTCGAAGGCCGGGATGGGGCCGGCAAGGGGGGAACCCTGCGCCGCATCACCCGTTACATGAACGAAAAGCACTATCGCGTCGTGGCCCTGGGCAAGCCCACCGACGTGCAGCGTACCCAGTGGTTTTTTCAACGTTATGTCGAGCAGTTTCCCAGCGGCGGCGAGGTGGTCTTCTTTGACCGGAGCTGGTACAACCGGGCCATGGTGGAACCGGTCTTCAAGTTTTGTACCGAGCGCCAATACCAGGATTTCATGCTGGCCGTGACCGGTTTTGAACAGGACATCGTTCGGCAGGGCACCATTCTGGTCAAGACCTACTTCAGTGTGTCCAAGGAGGTGCAACAGGCTCGTTTTGACCGCCGCCGCAACGATCCGTTGCGCAACTGGAAATTGAGCGAGGTCGATCTTCAGGCCCAGGATCACTGGGATGATTTCACCAACATGAAATATTTCATGCTGAAACGGACCCACACCCAGGAGGCCCCCTGGACCCTCATCCGCTCCGACAACAAGCACAAGGCCCGCCTGAACGCCATGAAAGTGGTCCTGAATGCCGTTCCCTACCCGGATCGCAACCCGGACCTGGACTATGTTCCCGACCCCGAAGTGGTGGTCTCCGGCCAGCAGGAACTGGAATTGATGGACGCACAACGGATTCAGGAGGGAAAATTCACTCTTTGAGACGAAGGGCATACGCACGATGGCATCCGGTACCCTATCGTTGAAATCATGGCGACGTCATGATTCCGGGAAAAGATACCCTCACGATCCGTGGTGGATATCAGCCATGGCTTGGCTAAGTATTGTGTCATCGATACCCCGCTGCTTCAGGCTTTTAATGAATGCATCCAGAGGCGAGTTCTCAAGCCGCTCTTTGTCAACGCGCAATCCTTGACCAATATAGTGACGGATCAAGGGCTGATATCCCGAAAAACCCAGAAGCGGAGCCATTTGTTTCATCTCTTCAACCACATCCTCCGGCATGCGCAACGAGATTGTGGATATAGGGCGATCCTTTTGCATCCGTTTTTTTAATTCACTGGTCTTCATAGATTTTTCTTTCCGACTTGGTGGCCTTGCGGGCGGAAACAATGCGAAAAATGTCCCCGATCTGCTGGATATGGACCACGAACAACAAGTGACCTGTAGCATCCTCTCCAATGATGGCATCCCGAGTCTCTTCTTGTTGGCTGGCATCCACTATGCAGAAAAAAGGATCAAAGAAAGCCTCACAGGCATGTTTGAAACTGACGCCATGCTTGGTTTGATTGACACGTGCTTTCTGAACATTCCATACAAAAGAGATGCCCTGAAAATTATAAGTCGCGTCCATGCTGGATTTTTGCTGAAAGTATTCATTCTGTCAATACATGACTTGGCTCAACAATCATCAAAAGTGTGACGTTGCAGGAGAGAGTTGCCTGGATGAGTCGTCATGCACGAATGTCTACACGATCCGAAAAGAGTGATGTCCCATAAGGTTATCCAAAACAATCGGTCAGGTCACCGGAGAACACCACCACCAACAAAGATAGACAAGGCAATCAACAAAGGTAGACAAGGCGATAAAGTTAAACCCAGTCCGGTACGAACAGATCACCGGAGCCGCCTCTGGAGAATCTCCCGTACCTCGGCAGCCGTCAGGATCAGGGGGTTGGTTTTCATGCTGGAGCCGCCGCTTTTGGCGACGACAAGATCCATGTCCGCCACGTCAAAACCGGCTGGAACGAGGGGGGAAATTTCCAGACGCCGCACCCACTCCCGCAGGGTCGTCACCAGGGTGACAAGGCCCTCGTCCAACGCAAGATGCCGCCGCACAAGCAGGGCACCGATCCGGGCATATTTTTTCAGGGCCGGATTGGCCGGTTCTCTCTGTTGCATGGCCTGGATGTTGATTGCCGTGGCTTCGGCCAGCAGGGTCCCGCACACCACACCATGCGCAATGGTGGTATACGCGCCCAACGGGGAGGCGAGACCATGCACCACCCCCAGGCCGGTCTGCGCCAGACAAATACCCGACAACAGGGAAGCATAGGCCAGACGTGAACGACCGGCAGCGGCCTCGGCTGTACCCTCCCAGGCCGCAAAAAAACCATCCCGAAAGGCCCGCATGCCGGACAAGGCCAGGGTATCGGTCATGGGATTGGCGCGGGTGGAAACATAGGCCTCCAGGAGTTGCGTGAAGGCATCCATGGCATGGGCAGCCAGCAAAGGCCGGGGCGCGGAAACCAGACACTCCGGATCAACCACCGCCACCCGGGCCACGAGTTTTTCATCCCGGAACGATTTTTTGAACCCCTCGCGTCCATGGCGACTGAGAACGGCATTTTTGGTGGCCTCGCTGCCGGTTCCCGCCGTCGTGGGAACCGCCACCAGGGGCACTGCCGGACCCGCATAGGGAAGCTGGGGACCGACCCCTTCCAAATGGTCCATGACCGTGCGTCCGGTACGCAGCAAACCGGCAATGGCTTTGCCCGCATCCAGCACACTCCCTCCCCCCACGGCCAGAACACACTCAATCCCCGCTCCCCCAAAACGGGAAACCGCTGCATCAACCAGTTCAGGTGACGGTTCACCCGCAACCCGCACCTGTTCCCAGTGCAAACCATGCTCTGTCATGGCCTGTTGCAGCAACGGCCACTGACCACCCCGGGTCAGGGAGCTGTCGCCAGTCACCAACAGGACACGTTGACCAAATGCCGCCGCCTCGCCTGCCGCCCGGGGCAGAACCCCGGCACCAAAAACAATCCGGGGCAGGGCGGCCATGGTAAAACCTTCCAGGGGAAACATATAATTCATCCTTTTGGAAACAAGCCATTGAAAGGCATGCCCTGGCGGGGTTGCGCCATCATGGGTGCCACGGTATCCCGCCATCGCAGATAATGGGCGGTCTCTTTGTGGGCCGCTGCTGCCGCCGCCGAAACATAGGCTTCGTATAAAATAAACCGGGTTGGATCGCCCGGATCCTGGAGGACATCAAACCGCCGGTTGCCTGTTTCCCGAACCGAATGTTCATGGTTGATGCGGGTTGCCTCAATGAAAGCCGCCGTGAATTCGGGTTTGACCGCAACATGGACGAGCGTGACATGCATGATCCGTCTCCCCTTTTTGACCAAAGGACCACAAAAAAACAAGCTGCCATTGAATCAGAGAGGGTACCCCGCAACAGCATTCTTGTCCAAGGGGAACACTCTCCCTGATCGTTGCCGCATCTTCGGAAATTCCAGCAACGTTTAAAAAACCGACATGGAGGTCCCGATGCAACCATCGATTGCCATGGTATTCAATATTATATTTAAAAATATAAATTATTTTTTCTATACACCATCTTTTTTCAATGTCTATACTGGGATTGAAATCTACCAGAAAGATAAGATATTTAATAAATATTTTGTGTTCCGCAGTATATTTTATAAAATTTAAGATGTTCAGATTTCTCCTGAGAGGATGTCTATTAACCCTCGGATAAAAAAAATTTGAAAGGAAGACTTTATTGGGACTCCGCCCCAAACCCCGCCAGGAGGAAGGGCACAGCCCTTCCTCCTGGACCTCCATCCCAGTTTTTCATTCTTTTTTTTGAAATTAACATGTTATTAGACAGCCTCTCAATCCAGAGCCGGGTGGGGGACAAAAATGATGCACTTGTTCGGAAAAATGCGTTTTCGCTGGCTGGTCATTCTCATGTCGGTGAGTTCGTTCACAGTTTTTCTGGGTGTGATCATCCTGATCTATGTTGCCCTGGGACAGGTACAAAGAATCAATGCCGATCTTCTGTCGGGTCCCATCGAGGCCAAAAGTCAATGGAGCGGCGTGGTCCACGGCATCCACGAGGCCGAAATGACGCGCTTGAATTATCTGGTTGAACATGCGCCCTCCACGGCACAAGAGATGGCCGCCGCGTTGCACCATGCACGGGGCATGCTCCAGGCGTTGAAAAATGCCCAGGCCGAAGCCATTCAAAATGGCATGAAGGTCTACGAGGAAGATTTTGCGATGCTGGTCAAGAGCGTCGAGGAAAATGCCAAGGCCAGGCTGCAATTGGTCAAGGATCGGGAAGCCCTGGAAACCCAAATCTACGAAATTGGCATCCCCACCCTGGAATCTGCCCTGGGAGAGGTCCAAGTCGCGGAAATGAGTTATTTTGCCAAGCCCGCCCCCGAACAGGTCAAACGGGTCAAGGTCACTCTGGAACGGCTCTCCCGCGATGTCGCCGACCAGAAAACCGTGACGGATCTGCGGCAGGCAATCGCGACTTACGACAAAACCTTTTCCTTTATTGTTGCCAACACGGTGGAAATGAACAAACGTTCTGTTTCCATGAAGGAACATGCCAACGTGATGGTCAAGGAAATCTCTGCCGGTCTTGATGAAGCCGATGGCGTCGCAACAGCCGCTGCAAAAAATGCCCAAAGCCGTGCCCAGGCTGCGCAACGCCAGGCCCTGATCTGGACCGGCCTGGGTATCCTGCTGGCCCTGTACATTTCTTATATGTTCGAACGGGTTACCTTTTTAAAGCTGGGATGTGACCCCATTGATCTGTCCAGGATGGCAAAAGATGTGGCAGAAGGGGATCTCATACCAAAATGCAGTGTTGGCCGGAGTGTGGGGGTCAATGCCTATCTGGCCCAGATGACCGTGCGATTAAAGGAGATTGTGCAAGAGATTCAAACCGCCGCCGACAATGTCACAATCGGCAGCAACGAACTGTCGGACCAATCCCAGCGTATGTCAGAAGCCTCGGCCACCGAGGCAGGCACCATGGCCGAAACGACTCTCTCCATGAATGCCATGGCCGAAAACATCCGTGCCAATAACGACAATGCCCAGCAAACGGAAAAAATCGCCAATCAGGTGGCCCGGGATGCCCAGGAGAGTGGCAAAACCGTGGCCCAGGCGGTCAAGGCCATGCGCGAGATCATCGAACGCATATCCATCATTGAAGAAATTGCCCGACAAACCAACCTGCTGGCCCTGAATGCCGCCATCGAAGCCGCCCGGGCCGGAGAACAGGGGAAGGGCTTCGCCGTCGTCGCCGCCGAGGTGCGCAAACTGGCCGAACGCAGCCAACTGGCCGCCGCCGAAATTGGCAAAATCACCACTTCTGGAATGGAAGTTGCCGAAAATGCAGGTAAAATGCTCGAAAAGCTGGTCCCAAGCATCCAGAAAACCGCCGATCTGATCGGGGAAATCTCCGGTGCCAGTGTCGAACAAAATGCCAATGCCGAGCGGATCAGTCAGTCACTGCAAACCCTTGAAGGGGTGGTCCAGGCCAACGCTGGTGCCGCCGAAGAGATTGCCGCCACTGCCGAGGAGCTGACCACCCAGGCCGAATTGTTGCGGCAGACAATCGCTTTCTTCAAAATTGGCCGCCAGGCTGGCAGCCCGGCCAGATTGCCTCACCAACCTGCCCGTCTGCCGGCCCCGGACGCAGATACGATTGAAACCCTGTAGCCTACAGCCTGTCACACCTTCAAATCAATAAAAATATTTATCTTTTGAATTTTGCCAGACCCTCTCCGGTAACGAGA is a genomic window of Magnetococcales bacterium containing:
- a CDS encoding methyl-accepting chemotaxis protein, whose product is MMHLFGKMRFRWLVILMSVSSFTVFLGVIILIYVALGQVQRINADLLSGPIEAKSQWSGVVHGIHEAEMTRLNYLVEHAPSTAQEMAAALHHARGMLQALKNAQAEAIQNGMKVYEEDFAMLVKSVEENAKARLQLVKDREALETQIYEIGIPTLESALGEVQVAEMSYFAKPAPEQVKRVKVTLERLSRDVADQKTVTDLRQAIATYDKTFSFIVANTVEMNKRSVSMKEHANVMVKEISAGLDEADGVATAAAKNAQSRAQAAQRQALIWTGLGILLALYISYMFERVTFLKLGCDPIDLSRMAKDVAEGDLIPKCSVGRSVGVNAYLAQMTVRLKEIVQEIQTAADNVTIGSNELSDQSQRMSEASATEAGTMAETTLSMNAMAENIRANNDNAQQTEKIANQVARDAQESGKTVAQAVKAMREIIERISIIEEIARQTNLLALNAAIEAARAGEQGKGFAVVAAEVRKLAERSQLAAAEIGKITTSGMEVAENAGKMLEKLVPSIQKTADLIGEISGASVEQNANAERISQSLQTLEGVVQANAGAAEEIAATAEELTTQAELLRQTIAFFKIGRQAGSPARLPHQPARLPAPDADTIETL
- a CDS encoding antibiotic biosynthesis monooxygenase, encoding MHVTLVHVAVKPEFTAAFIEATRINHEHSVRETGNRRFDVLQDPGDPTRFILYEAYVSAAAAAAHKETAHYLRWRDTVAPMMAQPRQGMPFNGLFPKG
- a CDS encoding BrnT family toxin; its protein translation is MDATYNFQGISFVWNVQKARVNQTKHGVSFKHACEAFFDPFFCIVDASQQEETRDAIIGEDATGHLLFVVHIQQIGDIFRIVSARKATKSERKIYEDQ
- the ppk2 gene encoding polyphosphate kinase 2; amino-acid sequence: MIPDSPPPPAANVNPSPPPADPSLATREELLTLVQHQSREMELLKNEVKRLRENTSRAVQERIQEDDLKPYQAELIKMQHHLEVKEMRMIVILEGRDGAGKGGTLRRITRYMNEKHYRVVALGKPTDVQRTQWFFQRYVEQFPSGGEVVFFDRSWYNRAMVEPVFKFCTERQYQDFMLAVTGFEQDIVRQGTILVKTYFSVSKEVQQARFDRRRNDPLRNWKLSEVDLQAQDHWDDFTNMKYFMLKRTHTQEAPWTLIRSDNKHKARLNAMKVVLNAVPYPDRNPDLDYVPDPEVVVSGQQELELMDAQRIQEGKFTL
- a CDS encoding iron-containing alcohol dehydrogenase encodes the protein MFPLEGFTMAALPRIVFGAGVLPRAAGEAAAFGQRVLLVTGDSSLTRGGQWPLLQQAMTEHGLHWEQVRVAGEPSPELVDAAVSRFGGAGIECVLAVGGGSVLDAGKAIAGLLRTGRTVMDHLEGVGPQLPYAGPAVPLVAVPTTAGTGSEATKNAVLSRHGREGFKKSFRDEKLVARVAVVDPECLVSAPRPLLAAHAMDAFTQLLEAYVSTRANPMTDTLALSGMRAFRDGFFAAWEGTAEAAAGRSRLAYASLLSGICLAQTGLGVVHGLASPLGAYTTIAHGVVCGTLLAEATAINIQAMQQREPANPALKKYARIGALLVRRHLALDEGLVTLVTTLREWVRRLEISPLVPAGFDVADMDLVVAKSGGSSMKTNPLILTAAEVREILQRRLR